In the genome of Thermus antranikianii DSM 12462, the window CCTGGGCCCTACGGGCCTCGAGGAGGAGCTCCACCCTTCTTCCCCGGCGGTGGAAGCCATCCTGCACCGCCAGGAGCTTGGCCTTGGCGTCCTTAAGCCGCACCGCCGCCGCCTCGGCGGCGTAGCCGGAGAAGATGGGGATGGCGATGGCCCCAAGCCAGGCGGTGGCCAGGAGGAGGATGGCCGCCTCGAGGCCCATGGGGAACCACAGGCCCACCCGGTCCCCTCGCTCCACGCCCAGGGCCCGAAGCCCTGCCGCCACCCGTTCCACTTCTTTTAAAACCTCCCCGTAGGTGAGGGTGCGCACCCCACCCTCCTCGGTTTCGTGGATGAGGGCTAAGGCGGTGGGCTCGTGGCTGAGGGCCGCCTCCACCAGGTTGAGACGCCCTCCCACGAAGAAGCGGGGGAAGGGGAAACCGCCTTCTATAACCCGCTCGTAGGGTTTGCGCCAGGGTAGGCCCAGGTGGGTGAAGAACTGGTGGTAAAAATCCTCAGCTTCCTCCACGCTATAGCGGTAGAAGGCCTCGTAGTCCTGGAAACCCAGGGCCTCCATGAATCGGAAGAGCCTGGTGGCCTGGATCTCCTCCGGATTGGGATACCAGATGGGCTCCATTTATTTCCTCCAAAAAAAGGGAAACCCCTTGCGTCTGCCTGGGGTTTCGTCCACCTTCTTGTCCTGAGGGTTCCCCAGTGCCTCGATAAAACCCTTGACGTCCAGGCGCTCCTCCGGATTTTTGGCTAAAAGGCGCCTCAAGGCCTTGTCCAGCCTGGAAGGAAGGGAAGTGGGAGGGGGAGAAAGGAGGAGGTGGGCGTTGCGGAGAGCGTCCAGGGTTTCCCCCTGGAAAGGTCGCCTGCCCGTGAGGAGCTCGTAGGCCATTATCCCAAAGCTGTAGGCGTCGCTTTTGGGGCTGGGCCTGGCCCCCAGGAAGAGTTCGGGGGCCAGGTAGTGGGGGCTTCCCGCATACTCCGAGGAAGCCTCCGCCAAGGGGCGCACGGTGCCCAGGTCCCCGAGCTTGTAGCCTTCTTTCCCCACGAACACGTTGGAGGGTTTCACATCCTGGTGAAGGAAGCCCTTTCCGTGCAGGAAGAGCAAGGCCTGCCCCACCTGCAAAAGCGCCCGCATGGCCTCCTCCTGGCTTAGGGGACCCTTGAGGAGGCGTTCCTCCAGGGTGCCTGCCTCCAGGTACTCCAGGGCCAGAAAGGCTTCCTCGCCGAAGGGTATCCCGTAAAGCCCTTGCACCAGGTGGGGGTGCTTCAGGGAAAGGCTAAGGGAAACCTCCCGGGCAAACCGCTCGGCAAGCTTGGGATCCTGCCTTACCTCCTTGCGGGGAAGCTTGAGGGCTACTTTTTGCCCATCGGGAGCCTCCGCCAGGTAAACCTGGGCAGTCTGCCCCAAACCCAGGAGCATCTGCAGGCGGAAGTCCTTGCGCTTCAGGCTAGTCAAGGACCAACACACCCCCTGGTTTCAGGGCGTGGCCCTCCACTCCCTTCTCCTTGGCCTTGGCGGCGAAGGCCTCCCCGTCCTGCTGGATGGGGGGGAAGGTGTTGTAGTGGATGGGCACCACCCGCTTGGGTTTTACGAGCTCCAGGGCCTTTAGGGCGTCTTCCGGTCCCATGGTGAAGTGGTCGCCGATGGGCAGGAAGGCCAGGTCCAGGCCCAGCTCCCCGATGAGGCGCATGTCGGAGAAGAGGGCGGTGTCCCCGGCATGGTAGATGCGCTTGCCGCCAAGTTCCACCACCACCCCCATGGGCATGCCCCCGTAGGTGCCGTCAGGGAAGCTAGAGGAGTGCCAGGCGGGGAACCACTTGAGCCAGCCCCCGGGGAAGCGGTAGGTGCCCCCGATGTTCATGGGCACTGCCTTGGCCCCGTGCTTCTCCGCGTAGGTGGCGATCTCAAAGGTGGAAACCACCGTGCCTCCTTTCTTGGACAGGGCCACGGCGTCGCCGAAGTGGTCCCCGTGGGCGTGGGTAACCAGGATGAGGTCCGCCTGTACCTCCCCCACCCCCACCGGGGCCACGGGGTTCCCGGTGAGGAAGGGATCGATGACCACCTTGGTCTTGCCGTCGGAAAGCCAGACCGCCGAGTGGCCCAGGTACCGGATCTCCAGCATAGGCACCTCCCTTAAGAGGCACTATACCGGAGAGGAGGGCATTTGGGAAAGGGACCGCTCTAAGCTTTTATAGAAGAGGAGTTCCAGGATGCGGGCGAAGGCCCGCTCCCCCCAGGTCCGGCCCTCGGGGAGGACCAGACTGAGCTCCAGTTCCAGCTCCAGCCCCTTCGTGCCCGAAAACACCCGGCCCTCCACCTTGAGGGAAGGTGGGGGGAGGAGCTTGGCCTCGAGGTGCTCTCCTTTAAGCCTCGAGGCGAAGGGAAGGGCCACCTCCCCCAGCACGGGGTTTTCCTGCCGGAAGACCCCCCGGACCTCGTCTCCTTCCAGCTGGAGTTCCAGGGGTACACCCTGGGGAGGATGGCCGTTCGGGATGAGGTGCAGCCTAACCTTCATCCTTCCACCCATTCCACCCGTACCCGGCCTTCCTTGGCCAGGCGGGCCACCTCGGCGTCTGGGATGTTCAAGAGCCTGGGCAGCTCCCGGAAGCGGGGCGTGGCCGAGGCCAGGCCCACCCGCACCACCAGGACCTCTTCCTCCTCGGCCCGGCCGATCCGCCAGACCAGGTACTGGCCCAGGGCTTCCAACAGATCCTTCTCCACCCCCTTAGTCTATCCCGGGGCGGCCTTGGGGGATAATGGATGGGGATGCTCCTCGAGGTGGCCTTTGCTGGCCTTGCCCCCTGGGTTTTCTGGGCAGGGGTGGGGCTTATCGTCTTGGGCATTGTCCTGGGGGAGACTCCCTGGGTTGCCCTGGTTCTCCTTTACCCCTGGTGGCGGCTCAGGCAGGGCTGGCGGTTAAGGCTTTTCCCCGATCACCTGAGCCTTCACCCCCCTTTGGGTCTCAGCCGCCGGATCCCCCTGGAGGGGGTGCGGGAGGTGGGGGTGGCCTACTGGCCGGCAGGGCCCTTTTCCCGGGGGAGGCGGGCTTTGGTTCTCCACCTGGAGAACGGGGAGGGATTACCCCTTCCCGTGCCTGATCCCGAGGCCCTGGCGGCCCGGATCAGAGAACTTCTAAGAGGGCGAACTT includes:
- a CDS encoding serine/threonine-protein kinase is translated as MTSLKRKDFRLQMLLGLGQTAQVYLAEAPDGQKVALKLPRKEVRQDPKLAERFAREVSLSLSLKHPHLVQGLYGIPFGEEAFLALEYLEAGTLEERLLKGPLSQEEAMRALLQVGQALLFLHGKGFLHQDVKPSNVFVGKEGYKLGDLGTVRPLAEASSEYAGSPHYLAPELFLGARPSPKSDAYSFGIMAYELLTGRRPFQGETLDALRNAHLLLSPPPTSLPSRLDKALRRLLAKNPEERLDVKGFIEALGNPQDKKVDETPGRRKGFPFFWRK
- a CDS encoding metal-dependent hydrolase, with the translated sequence MLEIRYLGHSAVWLSDGKTKVVIDPFLTGNPVAPVGVGEVQADLILVTHAHGDHFGDAVALSKKGGTVVSTFEIATYAEKHGAKAVPMNIGGTYRFPGGWLKWFPAWHSSSFPDGTYGGMPMGVVVELGGKRIYHAGDTALFSDMRLIGELGLDLAFLPIGDHFTMGPEDALKALELVKPKRVVPIHYNTFPPIQQDGEAFAAKAKEKGVEGHALKPGGVLVLD
- a CDS encoding DUF3809 family protein produces the protein MKVRLHLIPNGHPPQGVPLELQLEGDEVRGVFRQENPVLGEVALPFASRLKGEHLEAKLLPPPSLKVEGRVFSGTKGLELELELSLVLPEGRTWGERAFARILELLFYKSLERSLSQMPSSPV
- a CDS encoding DUF3248 domain-containing protein, whose product is MEKDLLEALGQYLVWRIGRAEEEEVLVVRVGLASATPRFRELPRLLNIPDAEVARLAKEGRVRVEWVEG